One window of Aricia agestis chromosome 20, ilAriAges1.1, whole genome shotgun sequence genomic DNA carries:
- the LOC121737127 gene encoding uncharacterized protein LOC121737127 gives MNIYFVDNIRQEEIDTFYEACQRHRDYYRGYPKAYHPLEYFREPGYSGQCPQDMTTVYLSYPRFHVKYKQPHVLPRDTGRTSGFPSLPERTLGGRYNKNPCKLFVR, from the exons atgaatatttattttgtggATAATATTAGGCAAGAAGAAATTGATACATTTTATGAA gcATGTCAGCGACATAGAGACTATTATCGAGGGTATCCAAAAGCGTACCATCCCTTAGAATACTTTAGGGAACCAGGATATTCGGGACAATGCCCGCAAGATATGACCAC CGTGTACCTATCGTATCCGAGGTTCCACGTGAAGTACAAGCAGCCTCATGTGTTGCCAAGGGACACAGGCCGTACTAGTGGATTCCCCAGCCTTCCGGAACGCACCCTCGGTGGCCGCTACAACAAGAACCCTTGTAAATTGTTCGTTAGATAG
- the LOC121737260 gene encoding uncharacterized protein LOC121737260 — MMAGVGLGVGAGMATGMATGMSTGMATGMATGMAPGMASGMTPSVVMADPMRDRLPSLWRRIEDAHYSYLEIEESPEKLRQKKKLEALIMEYLSLVPHECKFGLAETGKVFHRTVTETTEFSAYRAGIGWAAIARYAANLLAQPWRKEYKVIRMYSGFYKHEVEAHLVGCELVLQALGYRRAAGRLLMDGPACPDMAAAVSRDALIAHAECQIMVQIWEGVWGGGARVTWADIVRERANYVATPAQAIARLSGYSNGEIYSNVPTKDPRVDELCKWVDEPVQPVNPYIMYPPPMCQEMPQYPVPMMNPYQPVPYYYPMNQPYMIPTPVYAPIKQATTVPINGYPYRYPTVPTVPTAQLIEFEAPSVYENGKFERSQDERRRRHGESSKRNSTLKSTISDVSLPSLPRSDTQPSLSKAKEDGMGTYESWDYVFRNLSSKDQEGDSRSGFSQSLDRDSRTLDRLDREERRTKYQPTTLDLEDGLQALNLDRSYDEAVYRTAKVNESLMRLKQEQELKKRQSVKKLEEKRVRKSETIGHPTADGLVPQKVAQDKVKLLTKKEVKDRKDVIKQQSSVNGSVSNAKELRKLKPQSSRPLEEKPRKTHENGVSKPVHVKTTGSPSRSSSQANYDLKAQLVVSLDEPDCLRRSPPKFHNGEREKASSHNERVKETDNRWECTTCTYLNKGGLVCEMCGKSRKGPEIEPLTSGGRECPACTLVNKRDARSCDACGTSLEHCPTYI, encoded by the exons ATGATGGCGGGCGTGGGCTTGGGAGTGGGCGCGGGCATGGCCACGGGTATGGCCACGGGGATGTCCACGGGTATGGCCACGGGCATGGCCACAGGGATGGCCCCAGGCATGGCCTCAGGCATGACCCCAAGCGTGGTGATGGCGGACCCCATGCGAGACCGGCTGCCGTCGCTGTGGCGGCGGATAGAAGACGCCCACTACAGCTACCTTGAGATAGAAGAGAGCCCGGAGAAGCTGCGACAGAAAAAGAAGTTGGAAG CTCTCATCATGGAGTACCTGAGTCTAGTGCCGCACGAGTGCAAATTCGGTTTAGCGGAGACTGGCAAGGTATTCCATCGGACGGTGACCGAAACCACGGAGTTCAGTGCCTACCGAGCTGGTATAGGTTGGGCGGCCATAGCTAGATACGCTGCGAACCTACTGGCGCAGCCCTGGAGGAAGGAGTATAAGGTTATACGG ATGTACTCGGGGTTCTACAAGCACGAGGTGGAGGCGCACCTGGTAGGGTGCGAGCTGGTGCTGCAGGCGCTGGGCTACCGGCGCGCCGCCGGCCGCCTGCTCATGGACGGCCCCGCCTGCCCCGACATGGCCGCTGCCGTCTCCCGCGACGCGCTCATAGCGCACGCCGAGTGCCAG ATAATGGTACAAATCTGGGAGGGCGTGTGGGGAGGCGGGGCGCGCGTGACGTGGGCGGACATCGTCCGCGAGCGAGCGAACTACGTGGCTACGCCCGCGCAGGCGATAGCAAGATTGTCCGGATATAGCA ATGGTGAAATATACTCGAACGTGCCGACAAAAGATCCGCGGGTCGACGAGTTATGCAAGTGGGTGGACGAGCCCGTGCAGCCGGTCAACCCCTACATCATGTACCCGCCCCCCATGTGCCAGGAGATGCCTCAGTACCCCGTACCCATGATGAACCCCTACCAACCAGTACCATACTACTACCCCATGAACCAGCCCTACATGATCCCTACGCCAGTCTACGCGCCAATAAAACAAGCCACCACAGTGCCAATCAACGGCTACCCTTACAGATATCCGACGGTCCCGACGGTTCCAACGGCCCAGCTGATTGAGTTCGAAGCGCCATCTGTGTATGAAAACGGAAAGTTTGAGAGGAGCCAAGACGAGAGGCGGAGGAGACACGGAGAAAGTTCCAAACGCAATAGCACACTGAAATCCACCATCAGCGATGTGTCTCTGCCGAGTCTACCGAGATCAGACACCCAGCCGTCGTTGAGCAAAGCGAAAGAGGATGGGATGGGAACATACGAGAGTTGGGACTACGTCTTCAGGAATTTATCCAGTAAAGACCAAGAGGGGGACAGCAGGAGCGGATTCTCTCAGTCATTAGACAGAGATTCGAGAACGCTGGACAGATTGGACAGGGAGGAGCGTAGAACGAAATACCAACCGACGACCCTGGATTTAGAAGATGGACTGCAGGCGCTGAATCTCGATAGATCGTACGACGAAGCTGTATACAGAACGGCCAAGGTCAACGAGAGTCTGATGAGACTAAAACAGGAACAGGAGCTTAAGAAGAGGCAGTCGGTGAAGAAATTAGAAGAGAAGAGAGTGAGAAAGTCGGAAACGATCGGTCACCCAACGGCAGATGGGTTGGTTCCGCAGAAAGTTGCTCAAGATAAAGTTAAGTTGCTAACGAAGAAGGAGGTCAAAGACAGGAAAGATGTGATCAAACAGCAAAGTTCTGTGAACGGTTCGGTGTCCAACGCGAAAGAATTGAGGAAGTTGAAGCCGCAAAGCTCGAGGCCCTTAGAGGAGAAACCAAGAAAGACGCACGAGAATGGTGTTTCGAAGCCGGTGCACGTCAAAACTACTGGAT CGCCCAGTAGATCATCGAGTCAAGCGAACTACGATTTGAAGGCCCAACTGGTAGTTAGCTTAGACGAGCCGGACTGCCTTCGTCGCTCGCCGCCGAAATTCCACAACGGCGAAAGAGAGAAAGCATCGAGCCACAACGAGAGAGTGAAAGAGACGGACAACAGGTGGGAGTGTACTACGTGCACGTATCTTAACAAGGGGGGTTTGGTGTGCGAAATGTGCGGAAAGTCTAGGAAGGGTCCGGAGATCGAACCCCTAACGTCTGGGGGCCGGGAGTGTCCTGCGTGCACGCTCGTGAACAAGCGAGACGCAAGATCGTGCGATGCGTGCGGCACTAGTCTAGAACATTGCCCCACCTATATATAA
- the LOC121737426 gene encoding fibroin heavy chain-like has protein sequence MIKYPDPFSFGFGTGRGGKSSYNKGGASAGFGFGGASAGIGFGGSDNLKGSVGGSSGPSAGIGFGGSSAGVGLSGSDSAKGGLEGASAGIGFSGSDSAKGSLEGASAGIGLSGSDNLKGTVGGSSGASAGIGFGGSSAGIGFGGSSAGVGLSGSESAKGGLGGASAGIGFSGSDSAKGSLEGASAGIGLSGSDNLKGSVGGSSGASAGIGFGGSSAGIGFGGSSAGIGLSGSDGAKGSLEGASAGIGFGGSSAGVGLSGSDSAKGSLEGASAGIGFSGSDSAKGSLEGASAGIGLSGSDNLKGSVGVSSGASAGIGFGGSSAGIGFGGSSAGVGLSGSESAKGGLGGANAGIGFSGSDSAKGSLEGASAGIGLSGSDNLKGSVGGSSGASAGIGFGGSSAGIGFGGSSAGIGLSGSDGAKGSLEGASAGIGYGGSSAGIGFGGSGAGIGFGGSSAGVGLSGSESAKGGLEGASAGIGFSGSDSAKGSLEGASAGIGLSGSDNLKGSVGGSSGASAGIGFGGSSAGIGFGGSSAGIGLSGSDGAKGSLEGASAGIGFSGSDSAKGSLEGASAGIGFGGSSAGIGYSGSDGAKGSLEGASAGIGFSGSSAGTGFGGSSAGIGFSGSDSAKDSFEGASAGIGFGGLSAVTGFSGSDSAKGSLEGASAGIGFSGSDSAKGSLEGASAGIGYGGSSAGIGFVGSNKVQGSLEGASSGVLSGNIESSKDKVEVVSQKLEGQSSGSIVSSENSHASLEGSHENQVSGQESHLQVSEGALEGQAHSSHVANQKHESHYQQSFELHKNQKLEGQSSGSIVGSESSQSNIKGSLVGQAHESQVGQEVVVGQQIVNVESSQSNLEGAVAGDIHDSQKLAGQSSGSLQVSGSYNNLGAVSGQTYESQKLESQSSGNLQVSGSNSNLEGAVSGQVQESQKLEGELSGASLVSESHSNLGAVSGLAQESQKLEGQSSGNLQVSESHGNLQGSLVGQVQKVQGEVSQGHGAAWQVSQGVVSGQTVVSGASVESNKGSLEGQLSGQTQNHGVLVGSLGGQVSEIHDEQANLAQGHKKESSLQISQGAVESQGHLSGGLVSGGIVSGSQNLEGSLAGQSHSVVSQSSQTVGSGSLVSGSQNLGGHNVVSESSHSSGGGLVGGEHSSSHKFSVSSTHGQTSHSNSEWHGSTSGSVHGGASGSAHGSASSSVHGSASSLLGGASGVKVTGKPKTHSSSYGIKSTWSVL, from the exons ATGATTAAAT ATCCCGATCCTTTCAGCTTTGGATTTGGCACTGGCCGCGGAGGTAAAAGCAGCTACAATAAGGGTGGTGCTTCTGCCGGATTTGGATTTGGGGGCGCAAGCGCAGGCATCGGCTTTGGTGGATCAGACAACCTTAAAGGCAGCGTTGGCGGTTCCAGTGGACCAAGCGCTGGCATCGGGTTTGGTGGATCAAGCGCTGGCGTCGGCCTCAGTGGATCAGACAGTGCCAAGGGCGGCCTAGAAGGAGCTAGCGCTGGCATCGGCTTCAGTGGATCAGACAGCGCCAAGGGCAGTCTTGAGGGCGCAAGCGCTGGCATCGGCCTGTCAGGTTCTGACAACCTTAAAGGCACCGTTGGCGGTTCCAGTGGAGCAAGCGCTGGCATCGGTTTTGGTGGATCAAGCGCTGGTATCGGGTTTGGTGGATCAAGCGCTGGCGTTGGCCTCAGTGGATCAGAGAGTGCCAAGGGCGGCCTAGGAGGAGCTAGCGCTGGCATCGGCTTCAGTGGATCAGACAGCGCCAAGGGCAGCCTTGAGGGTGCAAGCGCTGGCATCGGCCTGTCAGGTTCTGACAACCTTAAAGGCAGCGTTGGTGGTTCCAGTGGAGCAAGCGCTGGCATCGGTTTTGGTGGATCAAGCGCTGGCATCGGGTTTGGTGGATCAAGCGCAGGTATTGGCCTCAGTGGATCAGACGGTGCCAAGGGCAGCCTAGAAGGAGCTAGCGCTGGCATCGGGTTTGGTGGATCAAGCGCTGGCGTTGGCCTCAGTGGATCAGACAGTGCCAAGGGCAGCCTAGAAGGAGCTAGCGCTGGCATCGGCTTCAGTGGATCAGACAGCGCCAAGGGCAGTCTTGAGGGTGCAAGCGCTGGCATCGGCCTGTCAGGTTCTGACAACCTTAAAGGCAGCGTTGGCGTTTCCAGTGGAGCAAGCGCTGGCATCGGTTTTGGTGGATCAAGCGCTGGTATCGGGTTTGGTGGATCAAGCGCTGGCGTTGGCCTCAGTGGATCAGAGAGTGCCAAGGGGGGCCTAGGAGGAGCTAACGCTGGCATCGGCTTCAGTGGATCAGACAGCGCCAAGGGCAGTCTTGAGGGTGCAAGCGCTGGCATCGGCCTGTCAGGTTCTGATAACCTTAAAGGCAGCGTTGGTGGTTCCAGTGGAGCAAGCGCTGGCATCGGTTTTGGTGGATCAAGCGCTGGCATCGGGTTTGGTGGATCAAGCGCAGGTATTGGCCTCAGTGGATCAGACGGTGCCAAGGGCAGCCTAGAAGGAGCTAGCGCTGGCATCGGCTATGGTGGATCAAGCGCTGGTATCGGTTTTGGTGGATCAGGCGCTGGCATCGGGTTTGGTGGATCAAGCGCTGGCGTTGGCCTCAGTGGATCAGAGAGTGCCAAGGGCGGCCTAGAAGGAGCTAGCGCTGGCATCGGCTTCAGTGGATCAGACAGCGCCAAGGGCAGTCTTGAGGGTGCAAGCGCTGGCATCGGCCTGTCAGGTTCTGACAACCTTAAAGGCAGCGTTGGTGGTTCCAGTGGAGCAAGCGCTGGCATCGGTTTTGGTGGATCAAGCGCTGGTATCGGGTTTGGTGGATCAAGCGCAGGTATTGGCCTCAGTGGATCAGACGGTGCCAAGGGCAGCCTAGAAGGAGCTAGCGCTGGCATCGGCTTCAGTGGATCAGACAGCGCCAAGGGCAGTCTTGAAGGCGCAAGCGCTGGCATCGGTTTTGGTGGATCAAGCGCTGGAATTGGCTACAGTGGATCAGACGGTGCCAAGGGCAGCCTGGAAGGAGCTAGCGCTGGCATCGGCTTCAGTGGATCAAGCGCTGGTACCGGTTTTGGTGGATCAAGCGCTGGAATTGGCTTCAGTGGATCAGACAGTGCCAAGGACAGTTTTGAAGGCGCAAGCGCTGGTATCGGTTTTGGTGGATTAAGCGCTGTAACTGGCTTCAGTGGATCAGACAGTGCCAAAGGCAGCCTTGAAGGAGCTAGCGCTGGCATCGGCTTCAGTGGATCAGACAGTGCCAAGGGCAGTCTTGAAGGTGCAAGCGCTGGCATCGGCTATGGTGGATCAAGCGCTGGTATCGGTTTCGTAGGCTCCAACAAAGTCCAGGGAAGTCTTGAGGGTGCAAGCTCTGGAGTTTTGTCTGGCAATATTGAAAGTTCAAAGGACAAGGTCGAAGTGGTAAGCCAAAAATTGGAAGGTCAATCAAGCGGCAGTATTGTTAGCTCAGAAAACAGCCACGCCAGTCTTGAAGGATCCCATGAAAATCAAGTAAGCGGACAAGAAAGCCATTTGCAGGTGAGCGAAGGTGCTCTCGAAGGTCAGGCCCACTCAAGCCATGTTGCAAATCAAAAACATGAAAGTCATTACCAACAGTCTTTTGAACTTCATAAAAACCAAAAGCTTGAAGGCCAATCAAGTGGAAGCATTGTAGGCTCTGAAAGCAGCCAGAGCAACATTAAAGGATCTCTTGTAGGACAAGCCCACGAAAGTCAAGTAGGCCAAGAAGTAGTTGTTGGTCAGCAAATCGTAAATGTTGAATCTAGTCAGAGCAACTTGGAAGGAGCTGTCGCTGGTGATATTCACGATAGCCAAAAACTTGCAGGTCAATCCAGCGGCAGTCTGCAAGTATCCGGAAGCTACAACAACCTTGGGGCCGTCTCTGGTCAAACTTACGAAAGCCAAAAACTCGAAAGTCAATCCAGTGGCAACCTCCAAGTATCCGGAAGCAACAGCAACCTCGAAGGAGCGGTCTCTGGCCAAGTGCAAGAGAGCCAAAAACTTGAAGGTGAATTGAGCGGAGCTTCTCTAGTATCCGAAAGCCACAGTAACCTTGGTGCTGTCTCAGGTCTGGCTCAAGAAAGCCAAAAACTTGAGGGTCAATCCAGCGGCAATCTTCAAGTCTCCGAAAGCCACGGTAACCTTCAAGGGTCTCTTGTGGGTCAGGTGCAAAAAGTTCAAGGAGAAGTTAGCCAGGGTCATGGAGCAGCTTGGCAAGTAAGCCAGGGAGTCGTCTCAGGCCAAACTGTAGTTAGCGGCGCTAGCGTGGAAAGTAACAAGGGAAGTCTCGAGGGACAACTCTCAGGTCAAACACAAAACCATGGCGTCCTCGTCGGTTCCCTCGGAGGTCAGGTATCCGAAATCCACGATGAACAAGCGAATCTCGCTCAAGGACACAAGAAAGAAAGCAGCCTGCAAATCAGCCAAGGAGCTGTCGAGAGCCAGGGTCACTTGAGCGGTGGGCTCGTCAGCGGTGGTATCGTGAGCGGCAGCCAAAACCTGGAAGGATCACTCGCTGGCCAGAGCCATAGCGTGGTCTCCCAGTCTAGCCAAACTGTCGGAAGCGGCTCCCTCGTCAGTGGCAGCCAAAACCTCGGTGGTCATAACGTGGTCTCCGAGTCCAGCCACTCCAGCGGAGGCGGACTCGTCGGCGGCGAGCACAGCAGCAGCCACAAGTTCTCGGTCTCATCCACCCACGGCCAAACTTCCCACTCCAACAGCGAATGGCACGGCAGCACCAGCGGCTCCGTCCACGGAGGCGCCAGCGGCTCCGCCCACGGCAGCGCCAGCAGCTCCGTCCACGGCAGCGCCAGCTCCCTGCTCGGTGGTGCCAGCGGCGTCAAGGTCACTGGCAAGCCCAAGACCCACTCCTCCAGCTACGGCATCAAATCCACTTGGTCCGTCTTGTAA
- the LOC121737141 gene encoding tenecin-3-like isoform X2, protein MSKLIIALALFAVAAAHPGYGSGASIGGSLGGAHAGIGQSGAQVGWQGEHGAQTGWQGEHDSQIGWQGEHGESGLHGQVGHESGIHGQVGHESGLHGHVGHESGLHGHIGQESGLHGQVGHESAGLHGHIGSGNQGYGLHGSIGDY, encoded by the exons ATGTCTAAACTG ATTATTGCTTTGGCCCTGTTCGCCGTAGCTGCGGCTCATCCAG GCTACGGCAGTGGAGCCAGCATCGGCGGCAGTTTGGGCGGCGCCCACGCCGGCATCGGCCAATCTGGCGCCCAGGTCGGCTGGCAGGGCGAGCACGGCGCCCAGACCGGATGGCAGGGCGAACACGATTCTCAGATCGGATGGCAGGGCGAGCACGGAGAGTCCGGTCTCCACGGTCAG GTCGGCCACGAGTCTGGTATCCACGGTCAAGTCGGCCACGAGTCTGGTCTCCACGGTCATGTCGGACACGAGTCTGGCCTCCACGGTCATATCGGCCAAGAGTCTGGCCTCCACGGCCAGGTTGGCCACGAGTCTGCAGGCCTCCACGGCCACATTGGCAGCGGCAACCAAGGCTACGGACTCCACGGCTCCATCGGCGACTACTAA
- the LOC121737141 gene encoding glycine-rich cell wall structural protein 1.8-like isoform X1, with product MSKLIIALALFAVAAAHPGYGSGASIGGSLGGAHAGIGQSGAQVGWQGEHGAQTGWQGEHDSQIGWQGEHGESGLHGQVGWQGEQGQSGLHGHESGIHRHVGYESGLHSQVGHESGIHGQVGHESGLHGHVGHESGLHGHIGQESGLHGQVGHESAGLHGHIGSGNQGYGLHGSIGDY from the exons ATGTCTAAACTG ATTATTGCTTTGGCCCTGTTCGCCGTAGCTGCGGCTCATCCAG GCTACGGCAGTGGAGCCAGCATCGGCGGCAGTTTGGGCGGCGCCCACGCCGGCATCGGCCAATCTGGCGCCCAGGTCGGCTGGCAGGGCGAGCACGGCGCCCAGACCGGATGGCAGGGCGAACACGATTCTCAGATCGGATGGCAGGGCGAGCACGGAGAGTCCGGTCTCCACGGTCAGGTCGGCTGGCAGGGTGAGCAAGGACAGTCCGGTCTCCACGGCCACGAGTCTGGTATCCACCGTCATGTCGGCTACGAGTCTGGCCTCCACAGCCAGGTCGGCCACGAGTCTGGTATCCACGGTCAAGTCGGCCACGAGTCTGGTCTCCACGGTCATGTCGGACACGAGTCTGGCCTCCACGGTCATATCGGCCAAGAGTCTGGCCTCCACGGCCAGGTTGGCCACGAGTCTGCAGGCCTCCACGGCCACATTGGCAGCGGCAACCAAGGCTACGGACTCCACGGCTCCATCGGCGACTACTAA